Proteins encoded in a region of the Nonomuraea helvata genome:
- a CDS encoding MFS transporter: MTNAPTGRRPALMLGLATVGFAVNFWAWALLSPLGPRFKELLGLSAGQQALLVAVPVIVGSLGRIPVGALTDRFGGRVMFPLISAATIVPVLFIGVAGQTSLAALLLGGFFLGIGGTVFAVGVPFVNAWFPPHRRGLAVGIFGAGMGGTAISALTTVPLVRAGGPATPFLITAMVLATYAVVAWLVLRDAPGRTVATQPLIARMAATLKLPITWQACVLYAVAFGGYVAFSVYLPAYLQTGYGLEQADAANRMAGFVVLAVLARPLGGWLSDRIGPIPVLTGVFILIAVMAGVQALTPGLMPLGTVAFLTMAAALGAGSGATFALVAQIAPPDKVGTVTGLVGAAGGLGGFVPPLVMGFIYGQLRSYGLGLALLAVTATLTLALTVTVIRSVAVHRKAKQVGVR, from the coding sequence ATGACCAACGCACCGACCGGCCGCAGGCCCGCTTTGATGCTCGGCCTGGCGACCGTGGGCTTCGCGGTGAACTTCTGGGCGTGGGCGCTGCTCAGCCCGTTGGGGCCGCGTTTCAAAGAGCTGCTCGGGTTGTCGGCCGGGCAGCAGGCGCTGCTGGTCGCCGTACCCGTGATCGTCGGCTCGCTCGGCCGTATCCCGGTCGGCGCTTTGACCGACCGCTTCGGCGGACGGGTGATGTTTCCCCTCATCTCCGCCGCCACCATCGTGCCTGTGCTGTTCATCGGCGTGGCCGGGCAGACCTCCCTGGCCGCGCTGCTGCTCGGCGGGTTCTTCCTCGGCATAGGCGGGACCGTCTTCGCCGTCGGCGTGCCGTTCGTCAACGCCTGGTTCCCGCCGCACCGGCGCGGCCTCGCAGTCGGGATCTTCGGGGCCGGAATGGGAGGCACCGCGATCAGCGCGCTGACCACCGTCCCCCTGGTGCGGGCGGGTGGCCCGGCCACCCCCTTCCTGATCACCGCCATGGTTCTCGCCACCTACGCCGTCGTCGCGTGGCTGGTGCTGCGGGACGCCCCCGGCCGCACCGTCGCGACCCAGCCCCTGATAGCGCGCATGGCGGCCACGTTGAAGTTGCCGATCACCTGGCAGGCGTGCGTGCTGTACGCGGTCGCCTTCGGCGGCTACGTCGCCTTCTCCGTCTACCTGCCCGCCTACCTGCAGACCGGCTACGGGCTCGAGCAGGCCGACGCCGCCAACCGCATGGCCGGGTTCGTGGTGCTGGCCGTCCTGGCCCGGCCACTGGGTGGCTGGCTGTCCGACCGCATCGGCCCCATCCCCGTGCTGACCGGTGTATTCATCCTCATCGCCGTCATGGCCGGGGTGCAGGCGCTCACGCCGGGACTGATGCCGCTCGGCACGGTCGCCTTCCTTACCATGGCCGCCGCCCTCGGCGCGGGCAGCGGAGCCACCTTCGCCCTCGTCGCCCAGATCGCACCCCCCGACAAGGTCGGCACCGTGACCGGCCTGGTCGGCGCCGCGGGCGGCCTCGGCGGCTTCGTACCCCCGCTGGTGATGGGTTTCATCTACGGACAGCTCCGTTCCTATGGCCTCGGCCTGGCTCTGCTGGCCGTCACCGCCACGCTCACTCTGGCCCTGACGGTGACTGTGATCCGCTCGGTGGCCGTCCATCGCAAGGCCAAGCAAGTCGGCGTCCGCTGA
- a CDS encoding radical SAM/SPASM domain-containing protein, with translation MPERHPEELTTAEAGEPMRQVADFGRPAPLFVVTGGDPFERPAPFELVRRARAVGLSPAVSPSATAALTPGNLARLRQVGAAAISLSLDGATVAGHDSFRGYDGVFARTVAAWRAAREVGLKVQINATVTRRNLTRLPDIDRLVRAQGALLWSVFFLVPTGRGRALSALSSAEAEDVLHFLFDLGTTIAVKTTEAHHFRRVAVQRLIMAQHGADHAETLGPLYQDLRRRARQSGLIGDSRVRRPPVDVNAGRGFVFVSHTGTVRPSGFLPLDAGDVRDRPLTEIYRSAPLFAALRHPDRLGGRCGGASSALSAAVPGPARTRTGDVLAEEPWCGNEPGSSPYQSDLGRHIRTP, from the coding sequence GTGCCCGAGCGGCACCCCGAGGAGCTGACCACCGCCGAGGCCGGTGAGCCGATGCGTCAGGTGGCCGATTTCGGCCGGCCCGCGCCCCTGTTCGTGGTCACAGGCGGCGATCCGTTCGAGCGGCCCGCTCCGTTCGAGCTGGTACGGCGGGCCCGCGCGGTCGGGCTGTCCCCGGCCGTGTCACCGTCGGCCACCGCGGCGCTCACCCCGGGCAACCTTGCCCGGCTGCGCCAGGTGGGCGCCGCGGCGATTTCGCTCAGCCTCGACGGGGCGACAGTCGCCGGGCACGACAGCTTCCGCGGCTACGACGGCGTGTTCGCCCGTACCGTGGCGGCTTGGCGAGCGGCCCGCGAGGTTGGACTCAAGGTGCAGATCAACGCCACGGTGACGCGCCGCAACCTGACCCGGCTGCCGGACATCGACCGGTTGGTACGCGCTCAGGGCGCGCTGCTGTGGAGCGTCTTCTTCCTGGTGCCCACCGGCCGTGGCCGCGCGCTGTCGGCGCTGAGCTCGGCCGAGGCCGAGGACGTGCTGCACTTCCTGTTCGACCTCGGCACCACGATTGCGGTCAAGACCACCGAGGCGCACCATTTCCGGCGCGTGGCCGTCCAGCGGCTCATCATGGCCCAGCACGGCGCCGATCACGCAGAGACGCTGGGTCCGCTCTACCAGGACCTGCGCCGACGGGCACGGCAGTCCGGGCTGATCGGGGACTCGCGGGTACGCCGTCCGCCCGTCGACGTGAACGCCGGACGCGGCTTCGTGTTCGTCTCCCACACCGGCACCGTGCGCCCTTCGGGCTTCCTGCCGCTGGACGCGGGCGACGTGCGCGATCGACCACTGACCGAGATCTATCGCTCCGCGCCCCTGTTCGCTGCGCTGCGCCACCCTGACCGGCTGGGCGGACGGTGCGGGGGTGCGAGTTCCGCATTATCTGCGGCGGTTCCCGGTCCCGCGCGTACGCGTACCGGCGACGTGCTCGCCGAAGAGCCGTGGTGCGGCAACGAGCCGGGCAGCTCCCCTTACCAGAGCGACCTCGGCCGGCACATCCGCACTCCGTAA
- a CDS encoding acetate/propionate family kinase, with amino-acid sequence MVEELAPLAPLHNPVNVTGIRVARKAFPEIPQVAVFDTAFHRTLPPEAYTYAVPREWGVRRFGFHGTSCAYVSRRAATFLRRDLADLNLIVLHLGNGASATAVSGGRSIDTSMGMTPLEGLVMGTRSGDIDPALTGYLARVNGLDAQQVEHALTHHSGLLALAGTRDMREARARDDDTARSALDIYTRRIRKYIGAYYALLGRVDAIVFPGGVGEHDTATRAESLTGLERLGIAVDPALNQADTAGERLVSPAGAEVPVLVIPTDEEWEIARQAHALVSPIVVPPAGRSSVQGDVPA; translated from the coding sequence TTGGTCGAGGAGCTGGCCCCGCTCGCTCCCCTGCACAACCCGGTCAACGTCACCGGCATCCGCGTCGCGCGCAAGGCGTTCCCCGAGATACCGCAGGTGGCCGTGTTCGACACTGCCTTCCACCGCACCCTGCCGCCCGAGGCCTACACCTACGCCGTGCCCCGGGAATGGGGCGTGCGGCGCTTCGGCTTCCACGGCACCTCGTGCGCGTACGTCTCCCGCCGCGCCGCCACCTTCCTCCGCCGCGACCTGGCCGACCTCAACCTGATCGTGCTCCACCTGGGCAACGGCGCCAGCGCCACCGCCGTCTCCGGCGGGCGCAGCATCGACACCTCCATGGGCATGACCCCCTTGGAAGGGCTCGTCATGGGCACCCGATCCGGCGACATCGACCCGGCCCTCACCGGTTATCTCGCCCGCGTGAACGGGCTGGACGCCCAGCAGGTCGAGCACGCGCTCACCCACCACAGCGGCCTGCTCGCCCTGGCCGGCACCAGAGACATGCGCGAAGCACGCGCCCGCGACGACGACACCGCCCGTTCAGCCCTGGACATCTACACCCGCCGCATCCGCAAATACATCGGCGCCTACTACGCCCTGCTCGGACGGGTGGACGCGATCGTGTTCCCCGGCGGCGTAGGCGAACACGACACCGCCACCCGCGCCGAATCCCTGACCGGGCTCGAACGGCTCGGCATCGCCGTGGACCCGGCACTCAACCAGGCCGACACGGCCGGCGAGCGGCTCGTCTCCCCCGCGGGTGCCGAAGTGCCCGTGCTGGTCATCCCCACCGACGAGGAATGGGAGATCGCCCGCCAGGCGCACGCGCTCGTTTCGCCGATCGTGGTCCCGCCGGCCGGCCGTTCTTCAGTCCAAGGGGACGTGCCAGCGTAG
- a CDS encoding sensor histidine kinase — translation MSETEHRPLMPQMRLDELLAELQTRLNAVLATRDRVHALLEAVVSVGSDLDLETVLRRIVETATKLVDASYGALGVVGEERTLVQFIPVGLSEEEIAKIEHWPHGLGLLGLLIKDARPLRLSRISDHPESYGFPPGHPPMGTFLGVPVRVRDEVFGNLYLTEKRGGGDFDEEDEAVVIALATAAGVAVENARLYEESRRREVWLKASSEITTSLLSGAGLHEVLTTMAACAGQMCDADLVQVLLPEASGETLVVDVAEGEGAGELLGMTFEVSATPAGEAFRRGEPVSERDLPSDPYPDSPLRRLGYGPALMVPLGTAPQVRGVLALAKRSGRLPFSGADQQMVESFAGQAAVALELAEARRDAERLGLLEDRDRIAKDLHDVVIQRLFATAMTLMSTVRLIEWPEAGKRVQHAIDELDETIRQIRSSIFALQAPRQEAAPSLRTQIVELVEGAGGHLGFMPGLRMEGQIDTVVPERVAEHLLAVLREALSNVVRHSRATRAQVSVEVADQRLTLVVTDNGVGLGEEGRRSGVRNIEERAGRLGGTAELETPEEGGGTRLRWHVPLD, via the coding sequence TGGAGACCGTGCTGCGGCGGATCGTGGAGACCGCGACCAAGCTCGTGGACGCCAGCTACGGCGCGTTGGGCGTGGTGGGGGAGGAGCGCACGCTCGTCCAGTTCATCCCGGTGGGGCTGAGCGAGGAGGAGATCGCCAAGATCGAGCACTGGCCGCACGGGCTCGGGCTGCTCGGCCTGTTGATCAAGGATGCGCGGCCGCTGCGGTTGAGCCGCATCTCCGACCATCCGGAGTCGTACGGCTTCCCACCGGGGCACCCGCCGATGGGCACCTTCCTCGGAGTGCCCGTACGGGTGCGGGACGAGGTGTTCGGCAACCTGTACCTGACCGAGAAACGCGGCGGCGGCGACTTCGACGAGGAGGACGAGGCGGTCGTCATCGCACTGGCGACCGCCGCGGGCGTCGCGGTGGAGAACGCCCGGTTGTACGAGGAGTCCCGGCGGCGCGAGGTCTGGCTGAAGGCGTCGTCAGAGATCACCACGAGCCTGCTGTCCGGCGCCGGCCTTCATGAGGTGCTGACCACGATGGCGGCATGTGCCGGACAGATGTGCGACGCCGACCTGGTGCAGGTGCTGCTGCCCGAGGCGTCGGGTGAGACGCTCGTCGTGGATGTGGCGGAGGGCGAGGGAGCCGGCGAGCTGCTGGGGATGACGTTCGAGGTCTCGGCCACGCCGGCCGGCGAGGCGTTCAGACGGGGCGAGCCGGTGTCGGAGCGGGATCTGCCGAGCGATCCTTACCCCGACTCACCGTTGCGGCGGCTGGGTTACGGGCCCGCCCTGATGGTGCCGCTGGGTACGGCGCCGCAGGTGCGCGGGGTGCTGGCGTTGGCCAAGCGCAGCGGGCGGCTGCCGTTCAGCGGGGCCGATCAGCAGATGGTGGAGTCGTTCGCGGGTCAGGCGGCGGTCGCACTGGAGCTGGCCGAGGCACGGCGTGATGCCGAGCGGCTCGGCCTGCTGGAGGACCGGGACCGCATCGCCAAGGATCTGCACGACGTGGTCATCCAGCGGTTGTTCGCCACCGCGATGACATTGATGAGCACAGTACGGCTGATCGAGTGGCCGGAGGCGGGCAAGCGGGTGCAGCACGCGATCGACGAGCTCGACGAGACGATCCGGCAGATCCGCTCGTCCATCTTCGCCCTGCAGGCCCCGCGACAGGAGGCTGCTCCGAGTCTGCGTACGCAGATCGTCGAACTGGTGGAGGGAGCGGGCGGGCATCTGGGGTTCATGCCGGGGCTGCGCATGGAGGGCCAGATCGACACCGTGGTGCCCGAGCGTGTCGCCGAGCACCTGCTGGCCGTGCTGCGCGAGGCATTGTCGAACGTGGTGCGCCACTCCCGCGCGACCCGGGCGCAGGTCTCGGTGGAGGTCGCCGATCAGCGGCTCACGCTTGTGGTCACCGACAACGGCGTCGGCTTGGGAGAGGAAGGACGCCGCAGCGGCGTGCGCAACATCGAGGAGCGGGCCGGCCGCCTGGGCGGCACCGCCGAACTGGAGACGCCTGAGGAGGGCGGCGGCACCCGCCTACGCTGGCACGTCCCCTTGGACTGA